In the genome of Alphaproteobacteria bacterium, the window TACAGATCGCCTGCCGAACCTGATCGGCTGACGAACTCGCCCATCAAGACGAATAGCGGAATAACCGCGAAGACAAAGTTCCGCAGCGCAAAGAAGGATGTACTGCCGACCTGCCCCGCCGCCAGTTCGTACGTCCCGAACATGAGCCAGGTCCCGACAAGTGCGGTAACACCCAAAGAAATTCCGATGTGGACACCGATCACCACGGCGATGATCAGCACGATCAGCATCAATATGACAGCTGTTGTCGGATCCATTTTAACGTCCCCTTGTCCCGTTTCGTCAGACGCCCGGTTTCATCCGGGCGGACGGGTTGTTGTTCTGAAGTTTAGATTTGCGAGCCAGAAACGCCTTCTGACAAACCTTCTTCCTCATCGGTGATCGGCTCCGAACCGAACACGAAGTGCCAGAGCAAAAGGGCATAGACGAGCATCGACACAACCGCGAAAACGATAATCAGCGAACGCACGGGATAGATCGGCACACGAATGGAGCCTTCTCCCTCACGCTCATCAACCTCCCAGCCGATGATCATGTCTTCCCAGCCACCGACGGCAACCGACCAGAAGAACCAGATACCGAGAAGCGCCACGAAGATATCGATAGCCCGACGTCCCAGGTCATTCAGGTTCTGATACACGACGGTCGTGCGCAGATGCGCGCCACGATAAATCGTGTAGGGCAACTGCAGGAAAAGGATTGAGACCATCGAGTTCGCCACGATCTCGATGGTGCCATCAAACGGGGCGTTGAAGAATGTGCGCCCCGTAATATCCCAGAGGATAAGAAATGCGAGCGCCATCGCCCAGAATGCTGCAACGGTACTGCAAACACGCGTCACAGTGTTTACGACGTTATCGACCATGAACTGACTCCCTGTCCGCCGGTGATCTCAAGCGGTATTTTTGTCCGACTCGCAAGCCCTCCCAAGCGAGTAGTAATTGAAGGTACCAGACTGAAACCCGATGTAAACTCACCGTTCGCGCCGGAACGCCTTTTTTTTTGCCCTGCCGATGCGCGATTTCATCAAACAAGCGTGATGGTTCGGCCACATTCGAACTACAGCGTTGCATGACACGCCATGCGCAACCTGCGCCGGCGTCCATTGTAGTTCCGTCGGGAGGGCGGTACGGGTGCCATTCGGCGGCGCAACGAAAGCGCGATAACCGCTAGCATTTGTTACCGATTCCTGCTTTGTTGCGCTCCGACTTATGCGAGCTTCAGCACATTCTGTTACCGCTGATTTTCGCAGACGTTGTGCACAACCAATAAACGTATAAAGGGAGACGTTCAGTGAAAGCACGTAAGCATATTACGACTGTTGCTGCTGCTGGTGTTTTGGCCGTTGCGGCAGCCGCGACCACCACATCTGCTGTAGCCGACAGTTTCACGCTGCGCATCGCTGCGGGCCATCCGTCCGCACCGCTCGCCAGTGTGAACCAGCTCAACAAGACCTTCGTTCCGAACGTGACCAAGCGCGTCGC includes:
- a CDS encoding TRAP transporter small permease, with product MVDNVVNTVTRVCSTVAAFWAMALAFLILWDITGRTFFNAPFDGTIEIVANSMVSILFLQLPYTIYRGAHLRTTVVYQNLNDLGRRAIDIFVALLGIWFFWSVAVGGWEDMIIGWEVDEREGEGSIRVPIYPVRSLIIVFAVVSMLVYALLLWHFVFGSEPITDEEEGLSEGVSGSQI